The region AGCGGTACGGCTTTGTTTGTGCCGATGGGGTGCCCGTAGATATCCGCGTTGAAGTGCGCCATGGCCCCCAGGGCAAAGCCAAGCTCCTCTACGGTGTCAGCGTGGCGCAGCAGGCTCTTTACAAAATCGCCGCTGCGCACATAATGGGTAAGGTCGGTGAAAAAGGTGTTGCCAAAAGGATAGTAGCCCATGTCCTGCACAATGGAGCCGCCGTAGGCATGTGCATGCGCTTTCTTCAGTTCCTCTTCCGTAGCGTTGGGGTACCGCCGGAGCAGCAGAGGCTTCAGGCTGTTGTCCCAGACGGCATCTACCACCGCCTGATGCGTGAGCACGCCGTATGCTTTGGCGGGTTGCGCCGGCAAGAGGGAGAGCACCGGCAGGAGGAGGCACAGCAGACCTCTATATAGTATAAGGTTCATATCAGACCTGTTACGCAGGGGCACGCAAAAAGTATGGTATCGCTTTTAGCGCAAGCCCTTATCCCGCTGCCTTCGATACAGCAGCACCTCCACCAAGCTGATGCCTACCAACAGCCACAGCCCCCCCAGCAGGAAGCCGGCCAGCACATCCGACAGGAAATGCACCCCCAGGTAGATGCGGCTGAAGCCAACCAGCCCGATGAGCAGGAGCGACAGCACCACCACCAGTTTCCGTTGCCAGGCTACACGTGCGTGGCGGTAGAGGAAATAAGCCAGCATGCCGAACAGTACCAGCGCCGTGGTGGAGTGGCCGCTGGGGAAGGAGAAGTGCTCCACCGCGTAATAGGCCATGTCCTGGGCCGGGCGCTCGCGGCTAATGATCTTCTTGCCAAACCTTACCGACAGCCCCACCCCGCCCATAGCGAGCCAGAAGGCCACGATGTACAGCCACCTCCTGCGCAGCAGCAGCACTGCCGTAGCCAGTCCCCCGATCACAAACACGGCCTGCTGCCCGCCCAACCAGGTAACAGCGTACAAGGTGCGGCTCAGCCAACCGGTGCGCATGTCGTAGAGCAGGGCGTTGAACCTCTCATCCACCTGTATCACCCACTCCGCCTCCACCACGCTCTCCGCCAGGTTAGAGAGCAGCATCGCGTTCACGGCCCCGACCAGCAGCACCAGCGTGAGCGGCAGGCCTATAAAATAGCTTGTATCGAAGCGGTTGGCCACAAACGTGGTAAGCCTTGGGAACCGCTGCCGCAGGCGCGCCACCACCGGCCGGTGTAGCACCCAGCTTGTCGTGGACCGTACTTTGTCTATCAGGAGGTATCTTTTCATCGTATGCCGCTGCTGAGAATATACGGAGTCGCTATACTTTGTTACGTGTTTTTGAATCGTTGGCAGGCTGCTGGCACCCGTTTACCCCAAAAAACGGTGGTTCCACAACCATCGCTGCCTAAATAAAGTACATATTTACATGAAGGCGCACGACAACATATTCGACAAAATCATGCTGGCTATTGGCGTGCTGCTGCTCGTGTTGTTCTGGATCCAGTTTCCGGCCATGCCCACTGTGGATGAGCACCACTACGCCTCCTATACATCTGCCAGCCCGGACATAGCGCACACCTCCAAATGGACATACCTAAAGCCTGACAAGGGCCTTTCGGCACGCCAGGTGGTAAGTATACAGCTACACGCCCTGCAGCAGAACGACCCCGCCGACAGCGGCGTGATCACCCTGTTCAACTTCTCCTCGCCTTCCAACAGAGCTTACCTGGGGCCGCTGAAACACTTCCGCCTGATGGTTCGAGAGCCTGCATATCGTCCAATCCTGAACTTTAAAAGTTACAAAACTGGCCAACTCGTAGTGGCCGGCAAAAACGCCTACCAACTGGTGGTGATCGAAACCCCGGACGGGCAGCGGGAGGCCTTTATGTTTATACTTACCAAGCAGCGCCGCGGCACCTACAAGGACTGCTGGATGACCGAGGGGATAGCCCGTATGGAAGAGGTTCATTTCACAAGTAACCTGTAAGCCGGTAACAATGTCAACAAAGCGAAAGGCAATCATACTTTGCTTTGCCAGGGTATTTACACGAATACGAATTTTGCCTTAACTTAAGCCCCAGAACCCACACTTCCGCACATGAGCCAAACGCCCGCCACCCGCCTGCCCATTATCGATTTGCATTGCGACCTACTGGTATACCTGACCGATGTGCCCCATTCGGACATGAACAGGATAGAGGAAATTGGCTGCGCAGTGCCGGCATTAGTAGAGGGCAACGTGAAGCTGCAGGTGATGGCCCTTTACTCCGCCACCGGCCCCGGCAGCACCCGTTTTGCAGCGCTGCAGCGCGATATGTTCCGCCAGCTGGCCGATGCCGATAACTGCCTGATTGCCGTAACCGATGCGGGGCAGCTGCAGGAGGCGATGCAGCGCCAGGGAGGCACGGGCATGGTGGCCGCCATCGAGAACGCTGCCGGCTTTTGCGAGGAGGCTGAGCCCCTGGAGGAGGGCTTTAAGCGCCTGGAGAAGATAATAGAAGTTTGCGGGCGTGTCCTCTACATCAGCTTTACCCACCACACCGCCAACCGCTTTGGCGGCGGCAACTCCTCGGACCCCAGCCACGGCATCACTACCGATGGCCGCATGCTGCTCGACTACCTACACGGCCGACGCATCGCTGTAGACCTCTCCCACACCAGCGACGCCCTGGCTTTCGACATCCTGAACCACATCGATACCGAGCGGCTGGACATTCCTGTCATCGCCAGCCACTCCAACTTCAGGCCGGTGTGGCACCACGAGCGCAACCTGCCCGACGAGCTCACGCAGGAGATCATCCGCCGCAAAGGCCTGATCGGGATGAATTTTCTGCGCAAGTTCCTGAACACGGAGGCCTCTGACGCCCTGCTGCAGCACATAACCTATGGCTTTGACCACGGTGCGGAGGATGCCCTCTGCTTCGGAGCTGATTACTTTTACTTTGCCGATGAGCCGGACCGCAGCCGCTATCCGTTTTATTACAAGGAATACGAGCAGGCGGGCAGCAGTTATGCCTACATCCTGCAGCGCCTGGAAGAGCAGTATTCTAAGGAGCAGCTGCAGAAGCTGGCGCACGGCAATGCCCGCCGCTTTATAGAGCGCATCTGGAGCTGAGCCCCTGTGGGTTTCCTGAGAATATGGCTATCCCTGCCCCTGTACCCATTGTTGGAGCTAAGGCAAAATCCGCTGGTTTTATACTTATAAATTACTATATTTAGAGAAAGAGGCAGTCAGGTAAAACTGGCTTTTTGCAAGTTTGCCTTACGAAAACAGCTCTTTCACTAAAAAACTTATACGTATGAAATTTATCGGATTATTTCTGCTGCTCGCGGGGCTGGTTTCGCTTGCGCTCGGACTTACAGGTGCTAACTTAGTAGTAATCAACTGGTTAAACCAGTTTGGCGAAACAGCAAGCTGGGCAATTCGCATTGGGGTTACGCTGTTGGGCGGAATTATTTACTACCTACGCCGCCACGACGACTAACCACAGGCTCAAATTTGTATATAGATTATTTGCCATGTGGGCTTAAACTCCGTATACGCAGTAA is a window of Pontibacter kalidii DNA encoding:
- a CDS encoding phosphatase PAP2 family protein, coding for MKRYLLIDKVRSTTSWVLHRPVVARLRQRFPRLTTFVANRFDTSYFIGLPLTLVLLVGAVNAMLLSNLAESVVEAEWVIQVDERFNALLYDMRTGWLSRTLYAVTWLGGQQAVFVIGGLATAVLLLRRRWLYIVAFWLAMGGVGLSVRFGKKIISRERPAQDMAYYAVEHFSFPSGHSTTALVLFGMLAYFLYRHARVAWQRKLVVVLSLLLIGLVGFSRIYLGVHFLSDVLAGFLLGGLWLLVGISLVEVLLYRRQRDKGLR
- a CDS encoding DUF4864 domain-containing protein; translation: MKAHDNIFDKIMLAIGVLLLVLFWIQFPAMPTVDEHHYASYTSASPDIAHTSKWTYLKPDKGLSARQVVSIQLHALQQNDPADSGVITLFNFSSPSNRAYLGPLKHFRLMVREPAYRPILNFKSYKTGQLVVAGKNAYQLVVIETPDGQREAFMFILTKQRRGTYKDCWMTEGIARMEEVHFTSNL
- a CDS encoding dipeptidase, coding for MSQTPATRLPIIDLHCDLLVYLTDVPHSDMNRIEEIGCAVPALVEGNVKLQVMALYSATGPGSTRFAALQRDMFRQLADADNCLIAVTDAGQLQEAMQRQGGTGMVAAIENAAGFCEEAEPLEEGFKRLEKIIEVCGRVLYISFTHHTANRFGGGNSSDPSHGITTDGRMLLDYLHGRRIAVDLSHTSDALAFDILNHIDTERLDIPVIASHSNFRPVWHHERNLPDELTQEIIRRKGLIGMNFLRKFLNTEASDALLQHITYGFDHGAEDALCFGADYFYFADEPDRSRYPFYYKEYEQAGSSYAYILQRLEEQYSKEQLQKLAHGNARRFIERIWS